The nucleotide window AAGAAGATTTTATAGATAGGGGTAATTTACTAAGTTTAATAAGTGTTTTTTACTTCTAAGTAAGGCTTATTTTTTTCCAAGATAGCGACGAGATGGTTATTGTTACGGCTTAGTTGAGTCTTGATATTCACGTTATTGATGAAAGTTTGACATAGGTAAATTAATTTAACTACACTACCTTTAAAGTAAGAACATCAGAGACATCATTCTTCCAGTATCTTTTTTGTCTCGGCGGTAAGAAAAAAAGTATTCCCTTTGGCAGAAAGTACAATTTTTACTAATAAGGATGTTGTCTTTTTTAACTCCTAAATTAATAAGTAATTCTTTGTTAATTAAGGTTAAATTTAAATAATAAGTTTGGTCCTTAAGAGTAATAAATCTTGATTTAAGATAATGAAAATTACTTAAGAATTTTTCTGCTAATTCTAAACTTACTTGACAACAGCAAGTTTTAATAGAAGGTCCTATGCTTATCAAGCAAGAAGCAGCCTCGGTATGGTATTCTTTTTTCATAGTTTCTAATATTTTCTCAGATATATTTTCTAAAGTACCTCTCCATCCAGCATGAGCTAATCCTACGGCTTTATTGATAGGATCTAAGATAAAAATAGGCAGGCAGTCAGCCGTGAGAATAGCAATAGGGACATTTGTTAAGTTAGTTATCAAAGCATCTGCTTGATAATTCTCAAAGTATTTAAAGGTAGAATTACTTTTAACGGTAGCTACTTTGGTTTTGTGAACTTGCTTGCAAATAACAATCTTTTCTAAATTAGTCTTTAATCTCTGAGCTAAGATACTTCTATTCTTTAAGACATCTTCTTTTTTATCACCCACCTCGAGAGATAGATTTAAACCTTGATAAGCGCCTTGACTTACTCCATTTTTTTTAGTCGTGGTATAGGCTCTACTAAGACCAAGTTGGTCGAAGTGAAGATAAGTTTCTAGGGTTAAATCTTCAATTTGAACAAATTTCACTTTTGCCGTGACCAAAGCACCACCTAAGAGGTTATTTTTTTAAAATATCTTTCTTTTTCTTTTAAAAGAAACTCTTTATTAGAACCACAGTTTAAGTGGTCCCAAGGCAAGATTTCATAATCCTCAAAATTTCTAAAACGATAAAAGGAGTAAGATAAATTTGATTGTTGAAAAGCTTCTTTAATATTTTGTTCTTTCTTTAACAAGGTAGTTAATAATCTGCCTAGCTTCCTATCTCCTCTGGCTAGTATCCCTTGAAGGATAGATAATCTGATGCTTTCTAAAGAAAGTTTAACCTTTCCTCTAAAATGGGTTTTGAGAAGATTTATCTTTAATCTTAAGGTATCTTCATCTTCCAGATCTAACCACTGTAAAGCCGTGTTAGGTTTGGGAATAAAAGGATTAATACTTAAAACCAACTTTCTAAAAAGATTTAATTCTTTAATTTTTTCGACAAAGTTTATTATTTCTCTTACCTCGTCCAGGCTTTCTTGAGGTAGTCCTATTATAAAATAAAGCTTTAATTTAGCAATACTCTTTAATTCTTTGAGCTTAGCTAAGATACTTTGGTTGGTAATCTCTTTATTCATAGAGAATCTTAATTGATCAGACCCACATTCTGGAGCAATGGTGATGGTCTCTTGGGAAAGAAAGGAGGTTAATTGGCTCGATAAAGAGATGCTTTCTAAGGAAGAAGTGCTAATTTTAAAGCCTAAAGCAGATAATTCTTGGCAAAGATCTTCTATTTCTGGATGTTCACAAATATTAGGGCCTATTAAACCAATTTTATCTGTATGTTGAAGAGCTAATTTAGCCTGGAAAATAATTAATTTTTTCTCTTTAAAACGAAAAGGTCGGTAAATAGCTCCGGTTAGACAAAAACGGCATCCTTGTTTGCATC belongs to bacterium and includes:
- a CDS encoding radical SAM protein, producing MPNLIKKKSLKQLKEERSFFGKKYTRQELKVALVFPNTYYLGMSNLGYLTIFNLLNQREDTYCERVFLPEGTDYFEHTRTNPPLLSLESQTSLKNFDLIAFSIPFEGDYLNLLKILTLANLPLLSKERSFPLVIAGGITCFSNPEPLSDFIDLFILGEGEEILPEFIDTYKEIKDKPKETILKSLSQKQGIYVPSLFNIFYDQRGKILKVEGKKDNLKRIFAKNINSPYNQSLIITPNTAFKNQYLTEITRGCKQGCRFCLTGAIYRPFRFKEKKLIIFQAKLALQHTDKIGLIGPNICEHPEIEDLCQELSALGFKISTSSLESISLSSQLTSFLSQETITIAPECGSDQLRFSMNKEITNQSILAKLKELKSIAKLKLYFIIGLPQESLDEVREIINFVEKIKELNLFRKLVLSINPFIPKPNTALQWLDLEDEDTLRLKINLLKTHFRGKVKLSLESIRLSILQGILARGDRKLGRLLTTLLKKEQNIKEAFQQSNLSYSFYRFRNFEDYEILPWDHLNCGSNKEFLLKEKERYFKKITS
- the pgeF gene encoding peptidoglycan editing factor PgeF, with translation MVTAKVKFVQIEDLTLETYLHFDQLGLSRAYTTTKKNGVSQGAYQGLNLSLEVGDKKEDVLKNRSILAQRLKTNLEKIVICKQVHKTKVATVKSNSTFKYFENYQADALITNLTNVPIAILTADCLPIFILDPINKAVGLAHAGWRGTLENISEKILETMKKEYHTEAASCLISIGPSIKTCCCQVSLELAEKFLSNFHYLKSRFITLKDQTYYLNLTLINKELLINLGVKKDNILISKNCTFCQREYFFSYRRDKKDTGRMMSLMFLL